Genomic segment of Malus domestica chromosome 15, GDT2T_hap1:
ttttactgttcattgactaagaccttattagttctcaaattttgattcaagtccctagcattaatgtgataatgaatttacatgtttattatataattttttaatataaaaattagtaattaatttagggtttaatactcacacctctattaaacttctaattaattttcaattcaaacattttcaaaataataaaaaattaaattaaattaagtttgtacctattagttttttttttatatataaaaagattctcaatgttttaatcttaaatgtacccattcatataatttttcaatttttttaatcttaaatgtacccattctcaaatatatcaatttgttgtatgtaaaatgtaccctttttttaatataaaatccattcaaattttttaatccatgtttaaacttatatgggtacattctttttcgttgatttaaAAATGTAttcatgttttggtacaataactttttttgttaattttggttaatgtacccatacatatatgtacacacacacacacaatataatagagagtataatttatattttattatttttaatcccataaattgtgggttttatttaaaatctcattaataaacaattacaaatttcaatttttattttttaattaaaaaaatatagtaacttacattattacattaatgtcaaggacctcaatcaaaaactaaaaactaacaaggtttcaataaaaaaatattgatagttagggaccgcatccaaagtgtccctaaaataaaataaaatggttgATTTTGTGGCTAGATCTGCAAGTCAACGTAAATTAGTAAACGAATAATACAATAATTAATGCCTTGGATGAATGAGAAATAAATGTTATTCTACAATGGCTTCATGACCCCGTTACTATAAAAACTTTGGAGTACCActctatctctcttttcttttttctttttttaatcatGAATAACAATGTCAAATAAAGTGTCTCAATTAAGTCTTATGTAAATATTCACATATGTTTCactaataatatttaatttatctACTATTTTTTCATCAtctaataatttatataaatataGAGAAAATGTTCTCATGTCAATTGATACAATATGTTCTCTTGTCAATAGATATAATACGGGCACGTTTACTATGAATCGTAAATCAAAGTCATGGATAAAGTAGATTTTTGTTAAGAGTTTTATGGGTTAGATATTTATGTTAGGGGGAATAAATTAGTGGGGATCAAACGCGCACCAAGGTGCATAAGCAATATTATTATGgagtgtgatattcacacactcctttttacttctctcacacttttttggttttcggccgtcggatcggatgaattgaataagatcaacggacaaaaattaacaaagggtgtgtaagaagtaaaaagaggtgtgtggatagcacatcctaTTATCATATGCCCATGCGGAAAAACGTCATTTGCATAATGGTTATGAGTGAGGATTGTAAATCTACAATACATATTCAAACAGTAATGAACTGACGCATGGAATAGCGTggtatgaaaaaaaaacaaaaaatagaatGAATATATAGGATACATGGGTACGGTCCGCTATTCCAACTGTAAAGAGAAAgacttaaaaaccctaaaaaatttGCTTTTAGTACCGGCCTACAACATAGACAATTAGAAAAACAAAGCAATAAACTCTTAAACAAAAGCAAGGCACTTAAAACAAGTTTACAACTCAAATTTccatatgataattcaaacaacttctGCTTCTTGCATCATGAACGtagttttttaaatttacaGTCTAATTTTCACAATAATATATCATTGAATGGTTCGAAAAATCAACAGTTAAATTTTACTTGCAACAATTAAGTTGTGCATAAAACTCGTAACACTGGATAATATGTAACATTATATCCGAACCcctaacattataaaacaacATTTTCGCATATATTAAGCAAACGATAATTTCTTCCAAGAACGCAAGGCCGCCCTATAATTCAACTAGATGGTTGTCCCTGTCTacttaattgattaattaaacaAAGTCAACTATTGATTTATTATTGAACTCGTTACTCTATCTAGTGCTGTTCTCCCCATGCTTTGTATTTTAAGGGGGTAAAGGCCAAAACCCTACTCGCTGTCTACACCACCACATGATATGCAGCATGCTTAATCGACGGTCTATACACAAAGaatattcaaacacatatataaCATAAATCATCACGAGATGACTTAGTAGTTGGAAACGAATTTCAAGCTCGTATTCTACCCGGCACATTATGGATTCAATTTCTGACACTGGTGAATCACATGATGGTGGTCAGAGAAATTGAAATGCCTCGTCAATCTTTCTAACATTTAAAAGGATAAACTGTTGTGGTAAAATTACCAGCTGaactatttttgaaaaaaaataaaacacatgTATAATTTAAGGTAGAGAAAAACCTTTAAAATGACCGTCCCTATTGTATTTTGTATACATATTTTGATTTCACAGTTGACCATATCACATGGGACCAAAGCGGCTGGCCATGCTGAGCGACAAAATCCAACCACGCATATGAACGACAAAATAAAACTCAACTTAAATTTGTTGTGGGTGTTTGTGTAGCTTCTGTGGGAGAGCACAGATTCAATGATGATATTTATAGAATTAACATATACTTTTTAGTTTAAAATGATCTATGAAATTTACATAATTCATTATTTTGATATGtgagatttaaaattaatagaagTAGTCTATGAGATTGTTCatcgtcaatcattttgatcatttcatgaaaaatttatgttaaattgaagtatttttgtcaaatcaacatCTCCACTTGCATTCTAGCGTGGGTTCAAACCTCCTAGGCTCCTTCAATCTAACATATACCACTAATACTTATGTCAATCTTAtgaaccattttggctaaaaaaaaaactattaaataTGTTAATCACACAAGTAAGTGGATAACAAGTACACCAATAAATAGACAAAAATAATGAATTGTGGATTCAATGCCATGTAGCACTCAATTTTACGAGTATTTTAATTGTTAAGTTCAATTTTCACAACTGTTAAACCTTTTATTTCTGAATCAGTTATCTTTTTCCTAAATTACTTaccatttaaaaaacaaaaattacaattaCAAACATGGTTCTATTTATTAGAACCGTCCGTATTGACCAAAAGAACCGTTCGCAGCCTGCGCGGCAGCGTCAAAAGTCGAGAAGAATCAGCGCCTGTTAAAATAATCAGCACCCTTGTCATGTAGTTATCGATGGACAAAGCTTCAAGGAGAATTTGAATATATCACGTATGACTTAGTCATATTTTACTTTTGGACCTGAGTTCTCTGCCCTCCTCCTAGTTCCCAGACATTCTCATTTCCTCATATATtatacggtcacggttaagccacgtcaacattttatattgatttttttatagagataataagacaaaaagtaatagtgatataaaatattgacatgacTTAATCGTGACCGCATAAATAGGAGGAGATGAGAGTGTATAGGAACTGAGAGGTCAGAGAAGCCAGGTCCTTTCTTCTCTATATTTAGTTTTGAATAATGAATTTTGATTAGTCTGTAAAGTAATTGACCTAAAACCAACGCTTGACCTGATAGTTACCTCTGAACCAAACCATCAACATCCATTTGTAAGCCAACCTGAAACCAACGCTACTTTGGAACATGGGCCTAGTGCGGTAGTTGGATCATTGGGTTTTTTGGAAAATTTGACTGGCAAGAGGCCCCAAATCCCTGAAGTATGCAAGTCaaataagaaaacaaagaaaggaGCTATAAACCCCTGCTTTGGTGGCCCAGCTCGGCTTGCCAGAATCCAGAGCGGGTCAAGCCGGGGAAAAACTTGGGCAGGACGTGGAGGAGGAAAGAAAAGGAGCTATCAAGGAATGTAACTTAAGCTACTAACAATTGTTTATTCAGGGAAGCAAATTAAGCAGAAGTGGTCCTCTAATCTCTCATATTTTATTCGCCGATGACTCCTTATTTTTCTTGAGAGCCACGGAGAAGAATTGCAGGAAACTCATGGACTTGTTTGCTGACTATTGTATTGCTTCTGGTCAAAGTATTAATTACGAGAAATCGTCGTTATTCTTTAGCACAAACACACCAGTGGAGTTGTCCATGGCTATTTGTGAGATTCTAAGGGTGCTATCTACTGTCAATCCTGGGAAGTATTTGGGGCTGCCTTCTATTTGGGGTCGTTCAAAGAGAGAGGCTCTTGGTTACGTCAAAGATCGAATCCTTCAaaagatccatggatggaagtCTAGCTATTTAACTATGGCTGGTAAGGAAGTTTTGATCAAGTCGGTGGCACTTGATGTGCCTTGCTACCCGATGTCATGCTTCAAATTTCCCTCAACCACTTGCAAATCTCTAAATGGTGATTTTAGTAGATTTTGGTGGGGAGATTCTGAGGTGGGAAGTAAGATCCATTGGACTAATTGGGATAGTTTATTGGGATAGTTTATGTATGCAAAAAAGTGAAGGCAGGTTGGGTTTTAAAGACTTAGAGACTTTCAATTGTTGCTATGGCAAAGCAATGTTGGAGAATAGTTCAAAACCCCAATGCTTTTTGGGTTCAAGTGTTGAAGGCTCGATACTTCCCAAATTCTGATTTCATGAAGGTGTCAAGGGGCTCGCGCCCTTCCTGGGCTTGGAGTAGCCTATTAGAAGGTAGAAAAATTATTGAAAGGGTGGCGAAATGACAGATTGGAAATGGGCAGTGTGTTAAAATATGGAGCGATAATTGGCTTCCCACGGCTGTTACTTCTTGTCCGAAACCAAATACGATCGTTGTGGGGCCGATTCCCACAATGGTGTCGTCTCTAATTGACTCTACTTCCCTCTCTTGGAGATTGAATGATATTGAGCATTTTGTTTCTCAGGAGGATGCTTGTTTGATTAAGTCTATCCCGTTGTATGGTCATTTGAAAGAGGATAAGAGATTCTGGCCTTGGACTAAAAATGAGAATTATTCAGTAAAAAGTGGTTATAATTGGATGAGATCTCACTCTTTTTCGTCTAGTCGAGTATCGAAGCATTCATCTCATCGGATTGATAACAAGGTTTGGAAATTGATATGGAACATCATAGCGGTCCCAAAGGTGAACAATTTTCTGTGGAGAGCGATAACAAATGCCATACCTGCAAAGCTTTCCCTTTTTCATCGTAAGGTTGCCTCAAACCCTCTTTGTCCCTTTTGTAAGAAGTTTAAGGACTCTATCGAACACATCGAGCTTTTATGCCCTTGGGTAATATGTGTTTGGTTTGGCTCTCTATTAAACTACAAGCCTAATCCTCAACTAGTTACAACTTTGGATTCGTGGTTTTTAGGTATGGTACAAAGCTTGTCATTGTCGAAGCCTCGCCATTCTAATTTTCTCAGTCTAATAGCAATAATTGTTTGAGAAATTTGGTAAGAGAGATGTCATGCTCTCTTCAATGGCCTGGATCCTTCCCCTGCTCGAGTTTTGCAGAAAAGCTCTTCTCTTTTTGGTGAAATTTAATCTTGTGTTGTTACACCCACCTTCCCTGCAAGAGAGGATGTAATTCCCCCTACATGGTCCCCTCCTTATGATCATTTTGTTACATGGATGAGGGTTGGAATAAGCCAAGACTGTATGAGGCTGTGGGGGTCGTCGTTTGGGCTCTCTTATTGGCGGGGAGGCGTTTACTTTGCAGCGTGCTTTTCCTGAAGCAATGGAGGTTGAGGCAGCTCTTGCGGGTTGTCTTTAGCAAAGGAGTTAcggattaggaatgtgatcaTTGAAAATGATATTAAGGAAGTTGTGGATTGCATAACAAAAAAGAGTGCTAGTGGTATGCGGAAAATTTTCTCCATTGTGTCTGAGATTTGGAAGTTTCAGTCGTTTTTCAATGAGAGCAGTTCCAGCGGAGGGCATTTTGCCCAGCACCCAGCTGAAAAAACTGCCCAGCACCCTGTGAAACCCCTCCACCCGACCCAATTGACTGGCACCCAGCTCAAGCCGGTCTCTAGCCCAGTCCAAAATTGACTGAGGTGTTGCCCGGTACATCTAACTCATGCTGACGCCAGCCGGGTCatgcggaggaggaggaggtccaTTTTTTGAGGAGCGTTGGTGTGGAACACCTCCACGGCGAGATCCGACTCCCTGGGTGTGGAGCACCTCCATGGCGAGCTCCGATGAGGAGACGACAACGAGGTGCCTGCGGGCGTTTGTGTGGAGCTCCGGCGAGGTCCCATCCGTTGGTGTGGAGCACCTCCACGGCGAGCTCCCATTTTTGGGGGAGGAGGTCCATTTCAGGTGCATCAGCTcatttgaagaagaaaacatggagaaaaaggggaaaaaagagAGGGTAGAGAGAAAGTGCTCTGCCGGAGAAGAAATGGAAGCAGAgagaaagaaattaaatgataaaatattaattgatatgaataaaataatataatattagattgACTGGGTGCCAGCGTATTTTTAGGAATGGAGATgttttggcctattactgttcacttgggtctattactgttcacttgagtgaaTAAATGCGCTCGATGCTGGCGCAAAGtatttaggggtggacttgctctgatGTCAGTTGGCGATGGGTTTCAAGGAAGACAAATAGAGCAGCCCATGAGGCTGCAGCTTCGGCTCTATCGAGGATGAGAAACTACAGATGGGCATCACAACCCTCTCCCTCGTTGGTTCTTGTTCTGTCTCGAGATGGGCTTCCTTGCCCCCCCTTataattaggtttttttttttctctagatGGCTTAGCGACATCCTTTTGTGCCTTTTGAGGCTTGATTGTGATTTTCTATATTTCTTGGGAATTTAAATGTATTAACTCCTTGAACATGGGATATCATCGTCCATGTTTAGTTCTGTTTCTTGGAGTACTTGCTCTGTTTTAATTCAATGACCTCTttctgaccaaaaaaaaaaaaatcaattaaaatagtAAAAAGGAGTCATGCTGGCTCAAAATGATCCCATTGGAAAAATATTGTTCTTTTTTAATTATCAGGCATAGGTTGCTTTTGCCACAATTCAAGTAAGTTAAATCTTAGAGGGGCACTTTTGCCTAATTCTAGGCCTACGTTTTAGAAAGTAGACGAGAAAAGTCTCCTTAAGAAACTCGGCAAAATAGACCTGTGACTTCGGAAGAAGAATTCCTCAACGCATTCTTGTGCGATATGCGGGAGAATGGGTCTAATGCATCCGAAGAGAAAACTTGAACACCACAGTTATCGTAAATATTCTTCCACCGACCGATAATTCTGAAAGTTCCCTCTTGACATACATGTCCACCACCATCCTCTTAGCAACCGTCTCTACCTCCACCTTTCTAAAGCCTTGTTCAATGCGCGATTATAAAATTGCCCTTATATTTCATCCTAAACTAAATGGTTCTTTTAATTACAATAATTTTGCACAAAGAACTTATAGCTCAAGTACAAAGATAAAtgttattaattatttaaactACAAATTCCTTGCGTTCTATTGATGTGAAATTTCACATTTAAAGTGTAGTCTTTAAACTgcattaaaagaagaaaaagaggttTGAATACAGGATGCTGTGAGTTGAGAAAAATGTCTTATAAAAACATTCCATCACCCGCAACCTTCAATgcttttattttacaataaaCTTGACTCAACTCGAAAAAGTATTTGTTTGCCTAAATCATGCCTAACTACCACATTTATTTAACAACTAAACAAAATCACGGAGAGGAGATCACCCTGATATTATGTAATTGGCCCTCATCATGAAAATTGACTACAATAGTAATGAACGAAGTTTAAACTGTATAAGACTGGTGATGGCATCATTACGTGTTTAATGAAGCAGTTAAATAAAGACAAAACAAGCCTTGTTCTAACAAtgtccaccatcaattattCAATTCATCACATCTTCTATTAAATTATGTCGACATATCATCATGTAATTTTCCCATCTTAAAATGAAAAACGATTTATACGACATAAGTACAACGTCGTTGTAACACCATGTGCTAATGAAATTGGACATATAAATAAACCTTAcacataatatttgtttcatttGCATAAAACGTCACCACAATAGTATACCCTTATCATTTAATTCCTTCTCCTTGGCTCAACAAAGTATTGACTCCTGATGGCTGGACCAACACATTTAGTTTCTTCACCTTGGCACAAGAAAGTATTGACTCCTCATGGCTGGACCAACCCTTACGACTCAATCTCACACACAATAAATCTCACTCAAGCTCGTTCCCCTACATTTCGAGAACCCTCACCCCCCACTTGGTCCCATCCTTTTGTGTCTTGGCCTGGCAGCCCACATCTCCTGACCTAATTTATCCCTTCTAATCTTTTTATTCTAaaagaaattttgaaattgataaGTTTTCTTAATGTGTAATTCATAATTCTATTCCTATGTGTCATAATTTTATAATTATCTTTAATTTAGTAGGTTATTCATTCTAGTCCAATCATACGTATTAAAAGAGCCCATCACGAGAATCGGGGACAAAGGTAGgagttattttttttctttaagaaTGAGAATAGCAGGTGGCTTCACCACGACAGTCCACTGCCGAGAAAACTCACAGAAGTAGTTTAGCCTCTCACTGGCCACCATTGTGTAATTCACCAGAACCAGGAATTAAACCCAAGACATGCCTCGTGGATTACATACCTAACTAGAATTTGTCCCAACCACTGGATCATCTTGTGGTGGTTCAAAGATAGGAGTTCGGAAGGGCAAATCGAAAGTACAAaaatattaggaaaactaatgaaaagtcctaaaaaactttagttttaatgaaaatgataaaataaatgtataagtgaatagtaccaagagtgacttttcaaggtaaaaatgttattttcgttaaaagggaacagtaccgagagtgtTTCATTAAGAttctcaaaaatatttttttaactaattaattactttgtgaatttgaaattttctttttggtgataaaattttaagaaaaactaatgaaaatgatttgaaaactttaagttttaacgataaggacaaaataaagggtaaagtgaatagtatcaggtttactttttagtgtaaaaatatgatttttcattaaaataaacagtaccaagagcttttcattaaagttcccaaaattttattgttttttgaaTCATATTCCACCTAAAGCTGGATTAGGATAAAATCCTAAACTGTTTACTGCAACACTCTGCGCATCAAGCACCACGTGACATGGACTGTAGCCTAGTAAGAGAGAGTCAAAGTCCAAGAGAGAGCTCTAGCGGCCATTACGCATCTCTATTCTCTAATCTGCTGCCATGGTTTTGTTTCCTCATTAATCCATTGGTTTAATTTGTTCTCAATTCTTTACTCTGGAGATTTTAGTGTTCATGGATAATCTTCCTACCTGCCATTTCTGATCATTTGTAAGTTTCTCTATGTGAAATTAAATCACATTTgcaatttttttagtttatgttttcatatattttatcaaCGGGAAtaggtttgaattttttttagagaCGATTGTTGTTGTATAATATATCCAAATCAATCTTGATCAGACAATGTCAATCGATTGCGTCACTTAATTTGACAGTAGAGGTAAAGTGTTTGGCGTTTAATTAACAAGATTGACATTGGATTCTTATTTCTCAACTTTGAGTCTAGCTAGACTAAGGTGACAGTGTTTTTGGTTTATAAAAACATTTGAATAAAATTGTCAGGAGAAGCGTTCACTAAGTGTTCTATGTGCATTTTCATGAAGCACTAAGATATTTTCTTCATACAATCTGCTTTTGACTACCTAAAAACTTAAAATGTTGGGTTGTAAAAATGATTTCTACTTTCTAGAGAAACACTTATTTCTTATAAAGTCACTTCTAGCACAAATATTTATGAGTAGAATCATTCCTACATAAGTATTCATAAAAAAACGTTTATGAGCAAAAATGCTTTATATGAAAGTACTCCTAGACTCGCCCTAAGTAAAGCGTTTTTCGGTCCGCATTTTCAAATGTTGTGTCAGGCatataaaatatttgtattGGTATGGTACTAATGGTCTTATGATCTAATGTTTTTTTTCATTGTGTTTTTGAATATTCGGTTCAGTGGTTGCAGAGGAATAACCAACCGAGAGGGCTATAAACATGGAATCTGAAGGTACACCATATGCACCAAAGAGCATCCTCATAACAGGAGCAGCAGGATTCATAGGCAGCCACGTGACCAATCGCCTAATAAAAAACTATCCCAGCTACAAAATCGTTGCTCTTGACAAGATAGACTACTGCTCTAGCTTCAAGAACCTTAGGCCTTGTCGTTCCTCCCCGAATTTCAAGTTTGTCAAGGGAGACATTGCCTGTGCTGATCTCATAAACCATCTCCTGATTGCCGATGAGATCGACACCATAATGCACTTCGCCGCACAAACCCACGTGGACAATTCGTTCGGAAACTCGTTCGAGTTCACCAACAACAATGTCTACGGCACTCACGTCCTCCTCGAAGCATGCAAGGTCACGCAGCGAGTGAAGCGCTTCATTCATGTGAGTACTGATGAAGTTTATGGAGAGACGGATATGGAGACCAATATTGGAAACCCTGAGGCCTCTCAGCTCCTCCCTACAAACCCTTACTCAGCCACAAAAGCTGGGGCTGAAATGTTGGTCATGGCATACCACAGATCCTACGGTTTGCCAACAATAACAACTAGAAGCAACAATGTGTACGGACCCCACCAGTATCCAGAAAAGCTTATCCCAAAATTTAGCCTTCTTGCAATGAAAGGTGAGAAATTACCAATCCATGGGAATGGATCAAATGTGAGAAGCTATTTGTATTGTGATGACGTGGCTGAGGCATTTGATGTGATACTTCACAAGGGAGTGATAGGGCATGTTTACAACATTGGCACCAAAAAAGAGAGGTCAGTTTTGAACGTGGCAGAAGATATTTGCAAAATGATTGGTTTGAATTCAAAGGAAGCTATAACTTTTGTGCAAGATAGGCCTTTCAATGACCAAAGGTACTTTTTGgatgatcaaaaattgaaaaggctaGGGTGGGATGTGAGGACTAGTTGGGAGGAAGGGCTGAAGCTGACGACAGAATGGTACACGAAGCACGCGGATTGGTGGGGTGATGTGTCTGCTGCACTTCACCCACACCCAAGTTTCGCAGTGATTAGCCGACCGAATGATGATTCTTGGTTCTTCGAATATGGGTTCACAAGGCTGTCGAGAACATGCAATGAGGGTAGCAATAGTTCTGAATTGAAGTTTTTGATATATGGAAGGACTGGATGGATTGGAGGGTTGTTGGGGAAGCTTTGTAAGGGTGAAGGAATTGAGTTTGAGTATGGGAAAGGACGACTTGAGGATAGGAAGTCTCTGCTGGAGGACATCACAAGAGTACAACCAACCCATGTGTTCAATGCTGCTGGAGTTACTGGGCGGCCAAACGTTGATTGGTGTGAATCTCACAAGGCGCAAACAATTCGGACTAATGTAGCTGGCACGCTTAATTTGGCTGATGTTTGCAAGGATCAAGGTCTGTTGATGATGAATTTTGCGACCGGATGCATTTTTGAGTATGACAAGGAGCATCCCCTAGGATCTGGTATTGGATTCAAGGAGGAGGACAACCCTAATTTCACCGGTTCCTTCTATTCGAAGACCAAAGCCATGGTAACACAATTTCAAACTTTGTTCGTTGATTTTAATTCAAAAAGTCATGGCATATATGCTACATTACCAAATGTTcaattcattttttaaaatcatGTGCACTTTTACTGGTTGTGGAGCCTTGTGGTGCAAGAAATTTAATACTGAAATTAGTCTTTAAATGTCAAATTATTTGCAGGTGGAGGAGCTGTTGAAGGAATATGACAAGGTGTGCACCCTCAGAGTGAGAATGCCAAT
This window contains:
- the LOC103456084 gene encoding trifunctional UDP-glucose 4,6-dehydratase/UDP-4-keto-6-deoxy-D-glucose 3,5-epimerase/UDP-4-keto-L-rhamnose-reductase RHM1-like, which codes for MESEGTPYAPKSILITGAAGFIGSHVTNRLIKNYPSYKIVALDKIDYCSSFKNLRPCRSSPNFKFVKGDIACADLINHLLIADEIDTIMHFAAQTHVDNSFGNSFEFTNNNVYGTHVLLEACKVTQRVKRFIHVSTDEVYGETDMETNIGNPEASQLLPTNPYSATKAGAEMLVMAYHRSYGLPTITTRSNNVYGPHQYPEKLIPKFSLLAMKGEKLPIHGNGSNVRSYLYCDDVAEAFDVILHKGVIGHVYNIGTKKERSVLNVAEDICKMIGLNSKEAITFVQDRPFNDQRYFLDDQKLKRLGWDVRTSWEEGLKLTTEWYTKHADWWGDVSAALHPHPSFAVISRPNDDSWFFEYGFTRLSRTCNEGSNSSELKFLIYGRTGWIGGLLGKLCKGEGIEFEYGKGRLEDRKSLLEDITRVQPTHVFNAAGVTGRPNVDWCESHKAQTIRTNVAGTLNLADVCKDQGLLMMNFATGCIFEYDKEHPLGSGIGFKEEDNPNFTGSFYSKTKAMVEELLKEYDKVCTLRVRMPISSDLSNPRNFITKIARNDKVVNIPNSMTVLDELLPISIEMARRNCRGIWNFTNPGVISHNEILEMYRDYIDPKFKWQNFDLEEQAKVIVTPRSNNELDASKLKKEFPELLSIKDSIIKYVFEPIKKT